A single window of Lacerta agilis isolate rLacAgi1 chromosome 12, rLacAgi1.pri, whole genome shotgun sequence DNA harbors:
- the ACKR4 gene encoding atypical chemokine receptor 4, with protein MELSTEGYHYDDYELNTTFDYASFEMICYKGDVRAFITSFLPAFYSVVFFVGLAGNSLVVAFFAYIRKLKTRVDVYIMNLAIADLLLLCTLPFWAASAAHGWVLGIPLCKITSAIYTMTFSASMQFLACISVDRYKAIVKSQAKPRAISQCVKTSFLVWAAAMFLCIPELVFNTVVEFNNRLSCFPAFPQSTGNVINVTIEIAEMLLSFALPFLVMLVCYSALARTLISSPSVKKCRPLKVLVAAVSVFIVTQLPYNIVKLWKAIDIIYPLITDCSTSKTIDIVFQVTNSIALFHCCLNPILYFFLGASFKMHMVKMAKRYGYWRRQQGAANEEIPMDYEDSGQETSSFTI; from the coding sequence ATGGAGCTCTCTACAGAAGGGTACCACTATGATGATTATGAGCTGAACACTACTTTTGACTACGCTTCCTTCGAAATGATTTGCTACAAAGGTGATGTCAGAGCATTCATCACCTCATTCCTACCGGCATTTTACTCTGTCGTTTTCTTCGTTGGGCTCGCTGGGAATTCCCTAGTGGTGGCATTCTTCGCCTACATCAGAAAACTAAAGACCAGGGTGGATGTATACATCATGAACTTGGCGATTGCTGATCTGTTGTTGCTCTGCACTCTTCCCTTTTGGGCTGCAAGTGCCGCCCACGGGTGGGTCCTAGGTATCCCTTTATGCAAGATCACGTCCGCTATCTACACAATGACCTTCAGTGCTAGCATGCAATTTCTGGCCTGCATCAGCGTCGATAGATACAAGGCCATTGTCAAATCCCAAGCTAAACCACGGGCCATCAGCCAATGCGTCAAAACGTCATTCCTTGTCTGGGCAGCCGCCATGTTCCTTTGCATTCCTGAACTCGTCTTTAACACAGTCGTGGAGTTCAACAACAGACTTTCGTGTTTCCCCGCATTTCCTCAGAGCACGGGGAACGTAATTAACGTAACCATCGAAATAGCGGAAATGTTGCTGAGTTTTGCACTGCCTTTCCTCGTCATGCTGGTTTGCTACTCGGCTTTGGCCAGAACTCTCATTTCGAGCCCCAGTGTTAAGAAATGCCGGCCTCTGAAAGTTCTTGTCGCAGCGGTGTCCGTCTTTATCGTCACGCAACTGCCTTATAACATCGTCAAGCTTTGGAAAGCCATCGACATTATCTACCCGCTGATTACAGACTGCAGCACGAGCAAAACCATCGATATCGTATTCCAGGTGACGAACAGCATTGCCTTGTTCCACTGCTGCCTGAACCCCATCCTTTACTTTTTTCTGGGAGCCTCTTTCAAAATGCACATGGTCAAAATGGCAAAGCGTTACGGCTACTGGAGAAGGCAGCAGGGCGCAGCGAACGAAGAAATTCCTATGGACTATGAAGACTCTGGGCAAGAAACCAGTAGCTTTACTATTTag